Proteins from one Triticum aestivum cultivar Chinese Spring chromosome 7A, IWGSC CS RefSeq v2.1, whole genome shotgun sequence genomic window:
- the LOC123150164 gene encoding uncharacterized protein At3g17950 — MGAQWSRALALWSHRSYQTPTSAGSHHRTGTGSLLRNHVAVTARPHTPNPDQLPPAEHHAQLLINPSSSSSPHHHRPSPLAPSVPLPPERAMDLDDDMVPYSPSGDSSPSSSDLDTESTGSFFPDRSTTLGTLMGVSTFGGAGVQRRLTRAAPGQESERPTRAATEERDGRRAGGWRRRRRRRGGSWWRLCRDDASGPPTRLGEFLDMERQHAGADFLCGGGGPQEPEAPSVAATPLFEDGRVRPPQPRAAPPEERGRWRLQRAAEGSSTSSSLARLPVLLTGICSGGAG, encoded by the exons ATGGGCGCACAGTGGAGTCGTGCACTTGCGCTGTGGAGTCATAGAAGTTACCAAACGCCGACAAGTGCAGGGAGCCACCACCGCACCGGCACTGGGTCCTTACTCCGTAACCACGTCGCCGTCACGGCACGCCCACACACCCCCAACCCCGATCAACTGCCCCCGGCCGAGCACCACGCACAACTGCTTATAAACCCTTCGTCTTCATCGTCCCCGCATCACCACCGCCCCTCGCCTCTCGCCCCTTCCGTCCCCTTGCCGCCGGAGCGAGCAATGGACCTCGACGACGACATGGTGCCGTACTCCCCCTCCGGCGactcctcgccgtcgtcctccgacCTCGACACCGAG TCGACGGGGTCTTTCTTCCCTGACCGGAGCACGACGCTGGGGACGCTGATGGGCGTGTCGACGTTCGGCGGCGCCGGTGTCCAGCGGCGGCTGACTCGGGCGGCGCCGGGGCAGGAGAGCGAGAGGCCGACGCGTGCGGCAACGGAGGAGCGAGACGGGCGGCGCGCGGGCGGGTGGcgacggaggaggcggcggcggggcgggagcTGGTGGCGGCTGTGCCGCGACGACGCCAGCGGGCCGCCGACGAGGCTGGGCGAGTTCCTGGACATGGAGCGGCAGCACGCCGGCGCCGACTTcctgtgcggcggcggcggcccgcagGAGCCGGAGGCGCCATCGGTGGCGGCGACGCCGCTGTTCGAGGACGGGAGGGTGCGCCCGCCGCAGCCGCGCGCCGCGCCGCCGGAGGAGCGCGGGAGGTGGCGGCTGCAGCGGGCCGCGGAGGGCTCGTCCACGTCCTCGTCGCTGGCCAGGCTCCCGGTGCTGCTCACCGGCATCTGCAGCGGCGGCGCGGGGTAG